The nucleotide window GAAGAACCTCGTCATGAATTCCGAAAACTTGAACTCTTTGTAGAGAGCTGGCTTCTCCGGCGAGACCAGCTCCGGCAACGGACCAAACACGCCCTCTCTATTGCTCGGGTTAAAAAACACGGCGATCGAGACACGCGGCTCATGGCTTGGATTTGCCAATACCCGGTGATCCACGCTTTTGTATTCCTCGTTTGAAATAATCTGAATAGCTATCTCTTAGTAAATTCGCCAGTAAAAATCGAATGGTAAGTAGTAATGGTATGTAATCTTACCTGGAGTAAATCACCAACGTTGATCACAAGAGCACCGGGGACTGGTTTCACATCCACCCAACCCTCATCGTGCTTAACCTGCAACCCACCAATCTGATCTTGAAGCACTAAGGTCAACACTCCAGGGTCACTGTGTGACGTAAGCCCAACCGTTAGATCAGGCTGCGGGCACGGCGGGTAGTAGTGGGCCGCCATCACCCTCCCTTCCAGACACGTCATCTCCTTCAGCTTCTCCGCGCGCAATCCCAGTCCTTCACTCACCAGCCCCAGCAGCTCCTCTCCCAGCCGTTGGATCTCCTTGTTCCACGCCACAATTTCATCCCTACATATCTCCGGAACTTCGTCGTCGGCCGCCGGAACAGGGCCGAGCCTCACCTGAAGGGTGTCGCGCCAGCTGGCGGCTTTGGAGGTGTACAGGTCAACGTTGGAGAGATACGACACGCCCTGGCCCATCTCTCTACGGTAGAACCGAGCCTTGACCTCCGTCGGCTGCTCGTGGAAGGCCTTGACGGCGGCGATCGTACGGTCCAGAACCACCGTCGGTATGCCGTGGTTGGTGATCTGGAAGAAACCGAAGTTGCGGCACGCGCCGCCGACTTGGTCAACGATGGCGGAGCGGCGATCGGAGTGGTGGAGGTCGGAGAGGTCTATGGTGGGGATTGATTGGGCGTCGGGTCGGGTCGTGGGCTGCAATTGCTGTAAGGTTTCGGGTGGGTGGATGAAGATTCGGGGAATGGAGGAGAGACCCGAGTCGACGAGGCCTTTGACTCCGAGCTTGGAGTCGTCGAATTGCTTCACTTCTTCGGCTCGATCATAACCCTGTTCGCCGATCAAGGTACCATTTGCcgccattttcttttctttctgtaaAATTTGCGACTTGTTAGATAAGGATTTATGAGCCTTTGAGACTTGGACTTATTAATACGGCCACGAGGAGTTGATTGATTATTAAGGAACAGTTTTTCTAATGGCGTGTTTGGCTAGAACTCGCAAACCCCTGAAAATAATAACTGTGGAGGTGGGATAGAATTGCTGAATGAGACTTGAAACGTGTCAGTTGCGCAAACTCTAGCTACCATGGAGTCATGGGCCATGCCAGGAAATTCTGAGCCATTGTTTTGAGCTAACGGTTAATCTGGGCTACTGCAGTCCTCGATTATTGATGATCTGTTCAGAGACGTAGTCAGGAATCCTAGGAGGGTTGGGCTAATTTTAGTCATACAAAAATTTTGCGCATAACTCTTTACATAGTGCTCTCATCCAAAGGGCCTTTGACAAAGGCTGATGAGTTTTGACGGTTTCTGGCTCGGCATTGCCTCCTTGGTGATGCTGAGACTAGTGTGTAGTAGAAGAATCTTCGAGAGCTTCAATGGCGGCCTTGGCCTTGTGAATGAGCTAGTTAATGGCCTTGCTTGGTCTATCAAAGCCAAGACGGTCTTGAACATCATAGAACTCTATGGCAGACTGAGCTGAAAGTCGGACCTCCTGTCTCTTGGGCCCTTGGACGTGTAGATCTTGTTGTGCCTGTCTTTTCTCGCAATTGATCTAATAACGTGGCCTCCTTGAACCTTCACAATCCTCATGACATCACCAATTTTGGGATCAATCACATTCAGCAGAAGAATAGTTTCATCTCATCTTGTCCTATAATAGCAGCAAATGGATACACCGGCCTCTGACTTTCCTTGGCAGCAAGCCTCGATGCCTAAAATATGACCAGTATGACTAGAATTAACAACACATAAACTGAAAGACCTAATCTTTATATACCATTTCTAGTTCTAAACTTAAAAACTATTTCTTGAAACTCATCAAACACAATATTTCTCCAAAATGGACATAATGAACAAAACCCATAAAAATAAACAGaactttcatctcaaattagaCCAAGGCAAGCCAATTACAATTGCATAAAGGTCATCAATTATCACGGACAAACAATTATCATTTATCAAACAATCAATTATCATTTATCAAACATGATGAACATCATCAACAatccttgccaaaaaaaaaaaaccatcatgAGGTTTCGAGTTTCGACCTCATGGGCAAACACCAAAGTGACCAAACCAGGACCAAACAACACAATTTGGACAACCCATTCCCTgcccattcccaattatcaaataaacatcatcacttcatcagCAATTCAGTAAATTACGACCTCACGCAGTCACATTAAACACCAAACATCACGAATTCAggattcaaagtttcaattttcaaacaTCATCAGCATGGTAGTGGAAATACCTGAGAATATGAGATTCAGGGATTGGAGGTGGCTCGGTGGACTGAAACTCTGAGAATCTGAGATGCTCTGTCGCAGGCTCGCAGAGATGCAGACCGTGGCGGAGGAGGTAGCTCAGGCAGGCGGATTGAAACTCTAAAAGGGGAGGTGGCTCGGTGGCTGGAGCCTGGAACTCTGGAAGGCGAAAccgatctgaagttctgaactgGGAGACGGCCGACGGGTTTGGTGTTTGAGAGTCGGGACGGACTCGGGACCAACAGCAGCAACCCAGCAACTCTTCGAAGCAttagtattttatttatttatttgggaTATACTCCTACTTGGCACATTTTGGGACAAATTTTCCCTTGGGTTGTAGCCCAAGTAGCCCTATGAGTGGCTACGTCCCTAGATCTGTTGATGGTATATCTGAATCGATCATTATAATCATTCAGGAGTTGGGAGAAATTTGTGTGTTCTCTAAATTTTAAGAACTTTACTGGCTAAGTGATCCATACTTCGACACTTGCGACACATTGCTTATTATTAGGAGCTTATCTGCCGACTGGTAGGTTTAGGATGGAGTTTGGTGAGGTCAATGCTCTTACTCAATGGAACCTTGTGAGGGTCACGTAGCTCTCGATAGATGCTTGTTGTACTTGTTGATGGTCATTCTTGTTCATCACCATTCACCAACCAAGTGTTTTCTGTACAAATCATGAAAGTTATaataagtagatgaatacaaagtttacaactataaaattaaaaaactttgtattgttcattctaatttacattataaagaattagtttttttttgaaattgataATACCGAAAACTGAAATATTGAATTTAgtatatatgattaaaaactgaaaattttgcttGGTAATTAGTAGCTCtattttgaaaccgaaaactTTGGTTTTGAAGCTGGTAATACCTATAATCGATttgaaccgaccgagtgacagctcTCGTCTGATGCAACTGTCGGAAATGTTTGATCGAAATGAAAGATTGATAAACAGAAAGTGACATCTTTTGACTAATGGATTACTGAATACATCAATTTTAGAATAAGTAAAGTAGGACTTTCTTCCTTACTCAAATCAGCTACTTCGCTTGGGAATCCAGGTCTtgaagccagtctcttccttgATTTGAGCGAATGATCGATCGTCATCTCCGGCACTGAATTTGAATTAGACTCCTTCAGGCACCTTAAAGAATTTGGTATTTGCAAAGTCAATTTTGTGGAGGGGAGGTTCTCGTTTAGGGAGGTTGTACTTAAGACCTTAAGTCCTCCCGGCATGTAGACCATTGAAAACGTTTTTACCATTTTATCCCTTATGGAGCTCAGTTCGATATTTAGATCTACTCATCTACACCACCCACTTCTAATTGGATGCCCGATGCCATATAGGACTTAGAGTTTAGGGTCTATTTTCAAATGTTATATTTAGTGATTTACCTATTAAGCTGTTGCAACATTTTTTGTTAAGTCTTGTCAAATTTTGTAACAAAGTGTCAGTATAGGTACATCGAatgaaacaatttttttttcttttcttttttctcttgttttgtaTTGTTGAGGCTGCCGCAGTCAGATCGCGACATTGAAGCAAGTCCATATTATCATTGTGATTATGCGGTAGTCTCTTGTATTAAGTAAACAAATATAATGACTTGTAAATAGATCAGATTTAGAGTGGATCGATTTAAATCAGAATTCGATTAGTAACAATAAAATTCAATCCGACTAAATCCGTTAACCTGACGGATCGTTATTCTATATTCAGAAAATTAACTGATACGCGATCCATTAGTCCAATCAATTTATTATAATGAATATTcttaatttttaaataaaaatattacaaGGTCTGGACCAGCTCTTTTACCTCACTACAACTTATAATAATTTACCAAAGATTTGCCATTCAATTCTTTCTTGAAGAACCTCATTACGAATTCCGTAAACTTGAACTCTCTGTAGAGAGCTGGCTTCTCTGACGAGACCAGCTCCGGCAACGGACCAAACACGCCCTCTCTATTGCTCGGATTCAAAAACACGGCTATTGCGACACGCGCCTCGTGTTGTGGATTCGCCATCACCCGGTGATCCACGCTTTTGTATTCCTCATTTGAAATAATCTGAATTTACATTTCAAGCTCTCTTAGTAAATTAGCGAATAAAACTCCAATAATGGAAATGTGATTTTAGTTTTACCTGCAGTAAATCACCAACGTTGATTACAAGAGCACCGGAGACGGGTTTCACATCCAACCAAGCATCCTCGTGCTTAACCTGCAACCCACCAATGTGATCTTGAAGCAGCACGGTCAACACTCCAGGGTCACTGTGTGACGTAAGCCCTACGGTGAGGTCAGGTTGCGGGCAGGGCGGGTAGTAGTTGCCCACCATCGCCCTCCCTTCCAGACACGTCATCTCCCTCAGCTTCTCCGCAGGCAATCCCAGCCCTTCACTCATCAGCCCCAGCAGTTCCTCTCCCAGCCGTTGGATCTGCTGGTTCCATGCTGCAATTTCGTCCCTACAAACCTCCGGAACGTCGTCGGCAGCAGGCGGTACGGGGCTGAGCCTCATCTGAAGCGTGTCGCGCCAGCTGGCGGCTTTGGACGTGTACAGGTCGATGTTGGAGAAATACGAAACCCCCAGGTCCATCTCTCTACGGTAGAACCGCGTCTTGACCTCCGTCGGCTGCTCGTGGAAGGCCTTGACGGCGGCGATCGTACGGTCGAGAACCACCGACGGTATGCCGTGGTTGGTGATCTGAAAGAAACCGAAGTTGCGGCACGCGCCGCTGACTTGGTCGACGATGGAGGAGCGGCGATCGGAGTGGAGGTCGGAGAGGTCGATGGTGGGGATTGGTTGGGCGTTGGGTCGGGTCGTGGGCTGGAATTGCTGTAATATTTCGGGCGGGTGGATAAAGATTCGGGGGATGGAGGAGAGACCCGAGTCGATGAGGCCTTTGACTCCGAGCTTGGAGTCGTCGAATTGCTTCACTTCTTCAGCTCGGTCATAACCCCGTTCGCCGATCAAGGTACCATTTGCCGCCATTTCCTCTGTGACTGTTTTTGCAGTTCTGTggtattttcttctttttagatttttatgATTTATGAGCCACGAGGAGTTTGtgattaattattaaaaaatgGTTTTTCTAATGCCGTGTTTGGCTTGAACTCACAAACTGACTCAACAAGTACTGTAGAGGTGGGATGGGATTGCTGAATGAGACTCGAAACATGTGGGTAGCTCAAACTCTAGCTACCATGGACCATGCCAGGAAACTGTGAGCCACTGTAATGAGCTAACGGTTACTCTGGACTACTCtagtccttttttttcttttcctttcatcGGAAGACATGTATCATACATATACAGAagcccgttttttttttttttccattcttgTGGAAGAAATAAAACTCATATATTTTTGTGCAGTAATTCCTGTAACTTTTTTGCCCTTCTTTTTATGTGGATTACTCATTTTGTTTATAGACCAATAACTATTCTAGCTGTAATTTGTATCTCATCAGGTCATATCAGTACGTAAATCTGCATATCTTGCTGCACCAGTTTTTGTTAGTTGTGATAAATCTCATTGTATTGCCTGAAGGCTAGCTCTTTAGTATCTATACATACATGGGTTTGATGCAATTGCAGGAAAGGTTTGATGATATTGCAGGAAAGGTCTGATGCAATTGCAGGAAAGGTTCGATCGAAATGAAAGTTTGAAGGGTTGGATATTGGGTGGGGTGGGTGCAGAATTTATTACCCAACAAGAAGCAGAAAAAGCTAAAATATTCAGTCTGGAAATAAATGAAGATTGTTATCTCATATAAATGTTTTAAGTGCTCATTTTAATTGGTACAAAGGATTAACTGCAGCAGGTATTTGTTGTAAATGTTGCTATGACACAGGGAGACAGAGTCGTACGGATGAATAAACTTCATACAGATACTATTCTTTTGTTTGCGTAATGCCATTAACTTCATCACACCAGTCTctcaataaaagaaaagaaaaaaattatcacACCAGTCAAGTTAACTGGAAAATGCCTACAGCTAGCTAGCCTTTCCTAAGTAGTTTGTACCAATTAAATTCTGTCTCCTCTTCATTTTTGGACAATGaagtgctatatatatatatataaagttgtGGGAGTTTAGGGAAACTTACCCCACACTGAAATGTTGACATATTCGTCAACTTCAACATGAAAGCCTCTAATAAGAGAAACACTGAGAATGAGAGACACCATAGAGTCGAACGTCTTCaggcatccaaaactgaagTACAAAGATTTCCGAGTTTATATCTATCATTTCCATGTGTTTTAGTTACTGTCTGCTTCTTTTAGTATGATCATTTGTGCATGTTTTTGCAGAAGAATGACATGGTGGTACCACAATGGTTGAAAATTATGTACAGCACAGTATTCTTCGAGACTTGCATTACACACTCGGATGCAAAAAAGAACgatatagatcatttctgcattgattgtcttcaacctatatgTCTGAACTGTCTTGCCCAGCATATGTTTCACAAGCACATTAAGGTATGTAGTGTCTGTACTTGAACCCTTCTAGCCTGAAGTGATTGAATCCAGATATGAAGAACCTGATTTTTGGGTTACATATCTacagattcagagatatatttACAGTGATGTGATTAATTGTCGAGACTTATGCAAGCTCTTCAACTGTTCTGGCATACAGGTTTGACAGCCTACTAGTTGTTGTTTAACTTGTTTTAACTGCTATACACTAATACAGACATATAGGTTTTTGCTGGCAAAACCTGCAGAATCTCACTGTTAAACAGAATAATGCATGTTAAGCTATTAGTTTGCCTTTATCTTCATCCTAATGCATAAAAATGCAACTAATTCTTCCGAAAATGACACGTTAGTTTACTTAGATATCTTATGTAGATGTTATGGAACTGTTATTTTGATCATTCTATTCCTATTACATGTGTtgcatattttttttccttcatcaaaACATGAAGATTCCGTTAAATCAGTAtgtaaaggtttttttttttttttttttggtcaatgatTTATGTAAAGGTAGACTTCGTTGTTTACAGACATATCAGACAAACAAAGCCAAAGTGGTATTCTTGAAGCAAAGGCATCAACCACAACAGCAAGAGCAACAGCGACAACATTATAATAAATCGGGGAGTATATGTGTACCACCTGCCACAAGAATTTGCAAGACAATTCCCTCTATTGCAGTGTTGCCTGCAAGGTTGATCTATATCTCGGATTCTGAATTTCCCTTCTcctttatattttaatttattaatttttcgtCAATTAATTGTTTGACAGGTTTCAGCAATACTTGGAAACGAATGCCAGAGAAAAACTATATGTGGTGGTCATAGTTTTGAAGATAATAATGAGAAAaagggaggaaaaaaaaatctagaagTACCATTTTCCAAAAGGCCAAAGTTAAGGAGAAAAGGAGTCCCTCTAAGATCCCCAATGTTCTGATCAGGAAAGTAACCGTTCATTGAAACAAGGAAAGGTTATAGACATCGGAATGGACCCGAATCGAATCCATTAAAACAATGTTCTTTACATTCACATTTCACAGTGAACCGCCAGATTGAATTTTGTGTACTATATTGGGTATGTCTCACATTTTAGTCTGGGTTCTTCCTCCTCTGGTTTGATGACAGTGAGCGTCGACGgaagatggttttttttttcttctttttttcctgaaCTTTTGGGTTGGTTCAGTATGGGTTGTGCAAGTAGTGCCGCCGCACAAGGCCTCTGAAAATCAGTTGGTGCAGCAAACAAGTGCTTGCGGAGGAGAGTGATATATATGAAGTTCGTTGTTGTCATGAATTATAACTCTCGTGTTTAACTTTCTTAGTTATCTTGATTAGCTGTTTGAcaataatttttatattattgaatgatCTTGTCACaacatttattttattataccCATTCATTTTTTGTGTTAATTCATTATGCAATGAACATAAGGCTTTGgtcaaattttcgcactaggtttttgaattttcatCACCGGCCCTGTCTGtactccctttttattttttggttcttTTGTTGAAGAAATGGCTTCTGTATGTACTCCTTTGGCTACCTTGTTTGGGAATTTGGTACcttatgggtttttttttttttttgaaatggacCTTATGGCCTTTTTTGTAGCTTCAATTAGACTTGGTGATGCATATGTTTGATTGCAATCATGATCCTCTGGTTAGCTACAGACCACAGATCATTTGGTAATTGACCATTTTTTGGgttctgttttgatttttaaCCTATTTTTAAAAGTCAGTGAAATATGACCTTTTAGTGTGTTAAAAAGTCTCAAATACCCTTTATTTAATACTTGCTGCCATTAACCCTACTCTTCGTGCACGCTCTACAATATCAATTAGTATACTGTATTCAAACCATCATCAGGAAGCTCGATAGCTGATCATGAAGACAAGTGCATATCTCATGATTAGCCATGCACGGTCCACAAGAAATAAGAAACGAGTACCAGAAAATCAACAATAACCCAACATATTTTTAGCagtaaaacaaaattttatgaGGTGGGTACTAAATTTAACCAGCTGGAAAGCatcaagtaaaaataaaaataaaaaatcaattgGGTAGAGAGTGAGTGGCTAACAAGGCAAAGATGGTTCCACCCAATTGAAAGCTATATATCACGAGCTCAACTGGATCCAACTCCTTGTTCAAGTGCCATGAACTCAAGAAAACCCATTTCCAGATTCAGAACCTTCATTCTGTTTCTCTTATAGTTTTTCTAggctctcttttctttcttttcccatcATTATCATGCTTAAATTGAGATAAACAGTGCAAaattgatatggagctgcagaGTTTATCTTGCATACACCAAATAATGAtggaattttattgtttttccttcCAGTTGTTTCACATTCCTACACTTTTGTTTTCCATTTCTGTTGGGGCATCAAAAATATAGTGGTTTCTTATGCCTGCAGATTGGATCTGAGTGAAGGTTTTGGGTTGCTGCACAAAGAAGATATAGGTTTTCTGCTGCCCCCGCCCCCCTCTCATCCTAACTAGGTCTACAAAGTTCTGTCATGAAATTGGGGATTACCATTTCATGTATTGTTGAACTTTTGATTGAGTTTCAAATAATTTTTGCGACACCAATACGGAAGTGTGAAAAAGTAGAATGGTTGTAAACTTATATGGATATGAATAGGGTATAAATGACTTTTAACCTGCTCAAAAGGTTACATATCAATAGTTTTGAAAAACCAGGTTAAAAATCAATTCAATGGATGAAAAAAGGTTATTTctcaccgtccgattgaaatcggacggctGACAGATAAGTGATGATGAAATCTGGGATGAGTTCTGTCagccgtccgatttcaatcagacggtgactgaccaaatgatctctggtcagtagctgaccaggggaacgggACTCTGTTTGATTGAAGTCTATTTCCTTgatcaaacaaaaataaaaaaataaaagtcttttGATAAATGCAACTACAACATTTACTAATGActctaattttttcttttattgaaaatgggtaaatttgtttttcttaatgCTATCAAATTTGTTTACAATGATCAggctgttttagagaaactgaatttgggaggaatttgctgtgtgttctcattgataataggggcctctttatatagaggattacaatgcatagaatctcaatcatacaaggaaagtaattctacattgattaggattctagatccttctaattaaatcctattaccactaggtcaagtaacctagagtttgggctaaacacaaattaggttttccttgaacactcccccttatgttgcccaaacgctgtgcttctctcgttgcctcgttaaaaaccttgccgagtaacaaaaacccagtgggacaaaaataacctcagtcgaaggggaaaaagagcacaacacacccttcacgattcgagacgaacatgtagacatctccccctgatgtctgcacctccccctgatgactacgatcatgggagttcagataatttccgcaagccaattcttaccacatgtttctcgaacgtggtattgggcaatgacttagtaaacaagtctgcctcactgtcctcagatcgaacctagttcactttgatctcgaggagtgtctgttgttgctgattatgcttggtgttatcgctattgatgtagccttgcctcatttgttcaaaacaagtagcattatcctaaatgctcgtaggctcatctgtggtagacttcaaaccacaattgttcgaacatgcgtaattatggatccaatccatatgcattcacgaaccacttcgtgaagggcaatgatctctgcattgttcgaagatatagcgactacggtctattctgtagacctccaagatatcatgatcttttcccatggtgaacacttaaccagtttgggaatgaccattgtgtgggtcagagagatacccaacatcagcaaaaccttccaaaacacatgtcgttttgggatggggatagagaacgcaggccagcgttggcggcgtttctggtgtgtgatgggtccgaatccatcatctctttgtagggatagaacaaacccatatcattcatatatctcaagtatcgaaagatatcttttacaccaatccaatggcgtcgcgttggcgcagagctatatctagctaacaagttcacaacatatgagatgtccggtcttgtgcattgagataagtacaataatgcgcctattgtactaagtaagacacttttgcctctagcacatcttcgtcatcatcctttcgacgaagatgatccttttcaggatcaagactacggacgatcatgggggtgctcgaaggtttgaccttgtcaaaatgcctaagcatctatcgacacgatgctcaagttccaaaccgagccataatcgtgttctcccaaaatccttcatctcaaactcagatttcaagtgttcagcggtttcccttaactctttaagggcttctaatgaagatcatgtccaacatgaaccgcgatagaatctaaaacttgtcatagaaacgcatgggcatatcccttcccaatcaagtagtcactttagtgagcgtttcaacctctttgtaaacgcgctccatggtctagagccacttgacttgggtaaatgaagttcaccatgaaccttcatgtatattccgtatctagatccctatagagatacgtagtgaccacatttgtaagctgcatgttcagttattcggaaactaccaaactgacaaggtagtggagtgcagtgacatccactacgagagaatatgtctcatcgtagtcaattccagggcgttttgtgagaagccttgcgccataaggtgagattaccatctctttttctcactacgctttctaacgaagacccattagtcaacaggttttatattaggaggtgttggcatctctagctcgaaaaccttcctcttcgttagagaatccatcttaacctggatcgcatctttccatttaggccaaatttctctacgttggcattcattcatcaatggagcgtggttcgatatcatctgactcaacaaactcatgcgcaacaaaatacgcaactacatcaccaattatgatggagtttctatcccacatctcatgtacactagtgtaagtttcatagagctctatattctcaggaataggttctaacgttgaggcgtcccccaacgataaccataacccggaagatactcatgagacagattttgagtcttgatgatcaaaggattggaatgtgccaaagtatccttcgaacccacgtgcctcccacgcatcctagctggggccatggcctgtaacgccagagtgccactctctttggcgttggcgccttgcctacctccgtgtagggtggcgctacgtcctctcgtagggacgtccttccttgcaggcatgtttgcagcatatttgtgtgatcttgtcactttaatagggatcaagatgagacatagtggggatagactacgacaattcctgtcgttcctgttgaacattcgtgttcttatctccccctaacgacgggaagactgtctcatcaaagtgaca belongs to Rosa chinensis cultivar Old Blush chromosome 4, RchiOBHm-V2, whole genome shotgun sequence and includes:
- the LOC112199908 gene encoding 1-aminocyclopropane-1-carboxylate oxidase homolog 4 translates to MAANGTLIGEQGYDRAEEVKQFDDSKLGVKGLVDSGLSSIPRIFIHPPETLQQLQPTTRPDAQSIPTIDLSDLHHSDRRSAIVDQVGGACRNFGFFQITNHGIPTVVLDRTIAAVKAFHEQPTEVKARFYRREMGQGVSYLSNVDLYTSKAASWRDTLQVRLGPVPAADDEVPEICRDEIVAWNKEIQRLGEELLGLVSEGLGLRAEKLKEMTCLEGRVMAAHYYPPCPQPDLTVGLTSHSDPGVLTLVLQDQIGGLQVKHDEGWVDVKPVPGALVINVGDLLQIISNEEYKSVDHRVLANPSHEPRVSIAVFFNPSNREGVFGPLPELVSPEKPALYKEFKFSEFMTRFFTKGLDGKTLVNYYKLQ
- the LOC112199910 gene encoding 1-aminocyclopropane-1-carboxylate oxidase homolog 4, coding for MAANGTLIGERGYDRAEEVKQFDDSKLGVKGLIDSGLSSIPRIFIHPPEILQQFQPTTRPNAQPIPTIDLSDLHSDRRSSIVDQVSGACRNFGFFQITNHGIPSVVLDRTIAAVKAFHEQPTEVKTRFYRREMDLGVSYFSNIDLYTSKAASWRDTLQMRLSPVPPAADDVPEVCRDEIAAWNQQIQRLGEELLGLMSEGLGLPAEKLREMTCLEGRAMVGNYYPPCPQPDLTVGLTSHSDPGVLTVLLQDHIGGLQVKHEDAWLDVKPVSGALVINVGDLLQIISNEEYKSVDHRVMANPQHEARVAIAVFLNPSNREGVFGPLPELVSSEKPALYREFKFTEFVMRFFKKELNGKSLVNYYKL
- the LOC112199911 gene encoding protein RGF1 INDUCIBLE TRANSCRIPTION FACTOR 1 isoform X1, which gives rise to MQLQERFDRNESLKGWILGGKNDMVVPQWLKIMYSTVFFETCITHSDAKKNDIDHFCIDCLQPICLNCLAQHMFHKHIKIQRYIYSDVINCRDLCKLFNCSGIQTYQTNKAKVVFLKQRHQPQQQEQQRQHYNKSGSICVPPATRICKTIPSIAVLPARFQQYLETNAREKLYVVVIVLKIIMRKREEKKI
- the LOC112199911 gene encoding protein RGF1 INDUCIBLE TRANSCRIPTION FACTOR 1 isoform X2 encodes the protein MVVPQWLKIMYSTVFFETCITHSDAKKNDIDHFCIDCLQPICLNCLAQHMFHKHIKIQRYIYSDVINCRDLCKLFNCSGIQTYQTNKAKVVFLKQRHQPQQQEQQRQHYNKSGSICVPPATRICKTIPSIAVLPARFQQYLETNAREKLYVVVIVLKIIMRKREEKKI